The proteins below come from a single Fusarium verticillioides 7600 chromosome 3, whole genome shotgun sequence genomic window:
- a CDS encoding anaphase-promoting complex subunit 8 yields MALSVHEISQLRAALQDAVVKCSERCLYQSSKWAAELLNALPEIEEDEENINPSDPGHTSPIFAANSDPEEAILEAKELSKYLLAKSLFDCREYDRCAAVFLPDSLLSSVLASRVDNTSASTTAVKGKGKASSASSVMPLPKLSQKSLFLALYAKFMSGEKRRNEDSEMVMGPQDLGTVANKQLLVIGRFLATWFEERTTEDDEVLGSQGWLEYLYGMVLAKEKNDDKALEYFIRSVHKYTMNWGCWLEMTSLISRVEDLNRISRHCPQNIVSYMFHLHTSLELYQQGPGLANSLEQLLSIFPTSSFLLTCNALLAYHAKDLMAAEQHFTRLLALHPHRLDSLDHYSNILYVLNLRPKLAFLAHLCSSVDKFRPESCVVIGNYYSLLSMHEKAVQYFRRALTLDRSCLSAWTLMGHEYVELKNTHAAIESYRRAVDVNRRDYRAWYGLGQTYEMLEMHTYSLWYYKKAAGLRPWDGKMWMAVGSCLQKMGRERDGIKALKRALLADAYYDVGSSFGSGDLLGSRSATGHMDPDILLQIAMMYDQLGEEEEARSYMELCVAQEDGGGAAEADPAESIAIHNDSPPGSDNGAGGNENPGNEGTGVTAATSKARMWLAKFSMRTGDYITASRLAGELCQDGVEVEEAKALVREVRSRMEATGMLDPLS; encoded by the exons ATGGCACTCAGCGTCCACGAGATCTCCCAGTTACGTGCTGCCTTGCAAGATGCCGTCGTCAAATGTTCAGAAAGATGCTTGTATCAGTCGTCAAAATG GGCTGCTGAACTGCTCAATGCGCTCCCCGagatcgaagaagacgaagaaaacatcaaccCTTCAGACCCCGGACACACCTCTCCGATATTCGCTGCGAACAGCGATCCAGAGGAAGCAATTCtggaagccaaagagcttAGCAAATATCTCTTAGCCAAATCTCTCTTTGACTGTCGAGAATATGATCGTTGCGCTGCTGTGTTTCTGCCCGACTCCCTCCTTTCAAGTGTTCTTGCCTCGCGTGTAGACAACACTTCAGCATCCACCACCGCTGTAAAGGGGAAGGGGAAGGCGTCCAGCGCTTCATCTGTGATGCCACTACCAAAGCTCAGTCAGAAGAGCCTGTTCTTAGCACTATACGCCAAGTTCATGTCCGGGGAGAAGCGCAGGAACGAAGACTCCGAGATGGTTATGGGCCCTCAGGATCTTGGTACAGTGGCCAATAAGCAATTACTTGTAATCGGTCGATTCTTAGCAACTTGGTTCGAGGAGAGGACAACGGAAGACGATGAGGTATTGGGAAGCCAGGGATGGCTCGAATATTT GTATGGCATGGTGCtagccaaagagaagaacgatGACAAGGCACTGGAATATTTTATTCGAAGCGTGCACAAGTACACCATGAATTGGGGCTGCTGGTTGGAAATGACGTCGTTAATATctcgagttgaagat TTGAATCGGATATCCAGACATTGTCCTCAGAATATTGTCTCTTACATGTTCCACCTGCACACCTCTCTAGAACTCTACCAACAAGGGCCCGGTCTGGCCAATTCTCTTGAACAACTTCTCTCGATATTCCCAACATCCTCTTTCCTTCTCACATGCAATGCACTCCTAGCATATCACGCCAAGGACTTGATGGCTGCTGAACAGCACTTTACTCGACTGCTGGCACTCCATCCACATCGGCTAGATTCTCTCGACCATTATTCTAACATTCTCTACGTTCTCAATCTTCGTCCAAAACTGGCTTTCCTGGCACACCTATGTTCCAGCGTGGACAAATTCAGGCCCGAGTCTTGCGTGGTGATCGGAAATTATTACTCTTTACTATCGATGCATGAGAAGGCTGTCCAATATTTCCGTCGTGCGTTAACGCTGGACCGGTCATGCTTGTCAGCATGGACGCTAATGGGTCACGAATATGTTGAACTTAAAAACACCCATGCGGCAATCGAGTCGTACCGCCGTGCAGTTGACGTGAACCGCCGGGACTATCGGGCCTGGTATGGTCTTGGTCAAACATacgagatgttggagatgcaTACATACTCATTATGGTACtacaagaaggctgctggtCTACGACCATGGGACGGAAAGATGTGGATGGCTGTAGGCTCATGTCTACAAAAGATGGGCCGAGAACGAGATGGCATCAAAGCCTTAAAGCGAGCTTTACTAGCTGACGCTTACTATGACGTGGGGAGCAGTTTTGGTAGCGGtgatctccttggcagccgGAGCGCCACGGGTCATATGGACCCCGACATCCTTCTGCAGATTGCGATGATGTACGACCaacttggtgaagaggaagaagccaggTCATACATGGAATTATGCGTGGCCCaggaagatggtggtggagctgcagaagctgatcCGGCTGAGTCCATTGCTATTCACAACGACTCTCCACCCGGCTCAGATAATGGAGCCGGGGGCAACGAGAACCCAGGGAATGAGGGAACCGGGGTCACGGCGGCGACAAGCAAAGCGCGCATGTGGCTGGCAAAGTTCTCAATGCGCACTGGAGATTACATAACGGCCTCTCGACTTGCGGGAGAGTTGTGTcaggatggtgttgaagtggAGGAAGCAAAAGCACTTGTGAGAGAAGTTCGGTCTCGAATGGAAGCGACGGGAATGCTCGACCCGCTGAGTTAG